The following nucleotide sequence is from Bos taurus isolate L1 Dominette 01449 registration number 42190680 breed Hereford chromosome 3, ARS-UCD2.0, whole genome shotgun sequence.
TCAGAAGTTACTATGTTGGCTGGGATTCCAAAATAGAGATTTTCTAAGGGATGTTATTCCTGGCAATAACAAATAGGATTAACTACGATGTGGGTGGGTGGCTAACATAGGATAGAAGGAAAGATGGCTGGAGTCGAGGAGGTAAAGGATTGACAAGAGTATTATTGGGTGGTCATCCATTCAGATGGTGCCTGATATACAGAATTAGAAAAGAAGACATGAGCCATGGGCTAATATTAACCAGAGGAGTGATCCACCCAAAGGTCTCTAGATGACACTAATTAGGAGAGGTATTAAGGGAAATGGCTCATGCACTTCGAAATAAGAAGGATGTTGTCCATTGgttgattccatatatattttttaatatggtaaTTTTAAAGTATCTTAATCTGCTCATCAAGTGTTTTGTGGTagaattaagaaaaatgtttaattcCTTCTGTGATTTGTGTTTGTAAATAgtctatatgctgctgctgctgctgctgctaagtcgcttcagtcctgtccgactctctgcgaccccatagacggcagcccaccaggctccgccatccctgggattctccaggcaagaacactggagtgggttgccatttccttctccaatgcatgaaagtaaaaagtgaaagtgaagtcgctcagtcgtgtccgactctttgcgaccctatggactgcagcctaccaggctccgccgtccatgggattttccaggcaagagtactggagtgggttgccattgctttctccgaaacAGTCTACATATATACCACAAAATCAAGGCCTTTTTGAGCAAAAGAACACTCACTTAAGCCTATTGAGACACTTACACTGCTAGAACCAATACTCCAATGAGGTTCCAAAATCAAATCAGTAAATGCTGTGTACGAAATCTGTAAATTTTTCTCTAATTCCATTGGCCCAGCACAAAgctaatttatgcttttgaactggagaCTACTGTTCTTTCTGTGGAAAGATACCAGCAGTCTGCTCATAAGGGCAATCAAGAAAGAAAAGGGTCTTCTAACATCTCTCCCCAGGAGCTGATAGGGCCCTGGCTGTTTGCTTTCACGGGAAAATTGCTCTGGAAAACCCATTCAAATATCTCCCAGCAAATCACGGTGGCCTACAGACAACTCCTTTACCGCTCATTGGCCGACTGAAATCTTCAACCACTCCATTCCTCCCGCCTCTCATCGAGAGCCAATAGGAGAGATGAGATCTTCGTAACCTAGCGTCACCAAGCACAGTACTTGCAATTGGCTATTGGAGCTACCGATCGAGAAGTAGGCGGGGCCATGCCAGCAGGCCTATATAAGAAGAGGACAAAGGCGGCGCGCCGCCTGTGTCATCCGCCATCTTGTGCGAAGCAAGGTGGCCTCCACGTTCCCTGAACGACTTCTCCGCTTTTGCCTCGACCGCCCCTTGATCACAGACATGTCTCGGGACCGGTTCCGAAGCCGGGGCGGTGGCGGTGGCGGCTTCCACCGACGCGGAGGAGGAGGCGGCCGCGGCGGTCTCCACGACTTCCGCTCCCCGCCGCCCGGCATGGGCCTCAATCAGAATCGCGGACCCATGGGGCCCGTGCCGGGCCAAGGTGGCCCCAAGCCTCAGATCCCGCCACCGCCTCCTcaccagcaacagcagcagccaccGCCGCAGCAGCCGCCACCACAGCAGCCGCCGCCGCTTCAGCCCCCGCCGCACCAGCCGCCCCATCAGCAGCCGCCGCAccagcagccgccgccgccgccacagGACTCATCTAAGTCTGTTGTTCCTCAAGGACCCGGTTCGGCTCCCGGAGTAGGCAGCGCCCCTCCGGCCACCGGCTCGGCGCCGCCCGCCACACCCCCGACCTCGGGGGCCCCCACGGGGCCAGGCCCCACCCCGACCCCGCCGCCCGCTGTCACCTCGGCGCCCCCAGGTGCGCCTCCACCGGCTCCGCCGAGCAGTGGGGTGCCCACCACCCCCCCTCAGGCTGGGGGCCCGCCGCCTCCACCACCTGCAGGGGGCCCGGTGCCCGGGCCTAAGCAGGGCCCGGGACCCGGCGGCCCCAAGGGCGGCAAAATGCCAGGCGGGCCGAAGCCTGGCGGCGGCCCGGGCCTAAGCACTCCTGGCGGCCACCCTAAGCCGCCGCACCGAGGTGGCGGGGAGCCCCGCGGGGGCCGGCAGCACCATCCGCCCTACCACCAGCAGCACCACCAAGGGCCGCCGCCCGGAGGGCCCGGCGGCCGCAGCGAGGAAAAGATTTCGGACTCTGAGGTGAGTGTTAACCTGAGCTACGCGTCGGTTTTCCTAAGATGGCGGCGGCCCCTCTCCCCGCCCTCCATTTTGTCGGAGACCGGAAAGGGCGCCTGCGCGCGGGAGGCCGGGGTGGGTGGGCGGGGCTGCGGGATTGAGGGGCGGACGGCGCGGGTCCGCTAGCGGCATCCCTGGGGAGGCCTCCGGGCTGGCAGCGGGTGGTTTGAGGAAAGTTTGATGGGCCCTGTTAAAGCTAACGGATCCTGGGGTCCAGAGTAAAGAGTATAGCTTGAAATTTAGGACTGACGACATCGGTCGAGTTTTTCTCTTAACGCTTAGCCACAGGTTTCGTCGTTGACAACAGTTTTAATCGTTTTATTCATACCCTTCCATCCTTTTAATTTTTGTCCACTATAGTTTTGATGCTGTCAGGGACGTTAGGCATAAACGGTTGACGAGGTTCCTGATACAGACAGAGCCTACTCTCTAAAGAGACTTCTCAAGAGTATTAGGATGGTTTAGGCTTTTTAATGTTATGAGTGATTACTTTGGAAGTCCGGTTAGGCATGTAATACGATCTTTAAAGGCAACAGAAGAGCAACCCGATTGGATTGGTAACATACTCAGTTTTGGGAAAAGACTATTGGTTCTTCCTACTTGCAGGGGTACCTTGTATCTGAaagtttccttccttttatatCAGGGGTTTAAAGCCAACTTGTCACTCCTGAGGAGGCCTGGAGAGAAAACTTACACCCAGCGGTGTCGGTTGTTTGTTGGTAATCTACCTGCAGACATCACGGAGGATGAATTCAAAAGACTTTTTGCTAAATATGGAGAACCAGGAGAAGTTTTTATAAACAAAGGCAAAGGATTTGGATTTATTAAGCTTGTGAgtttagtttttgtgtttttctggtggaattatctttttttttttttttactactacaTAGTGTTTTCTGAACCAGCAACTTTATAAAGTTTTCATCACTAACAGAAAAGATGTAGCCTCTCTATAGTGCATAATATGTAAAACGGGCGATTGGGTGGTAAGTGTCAGGGAAGACTGCTTCGAGATAAGTTGAATTGAGCTGGCAGTAGAATAGGATTGGGGGTTAGACTCGTAACAATTTTAGGGTGGGCATTAGCCAGTTTTGAGGTCATTAACTTTGAGTGTATGTCTTGATGCTTGCAGGAATCTAGAGCGTTGGCTGAAATAGCTAAAGCTGAACTTGATGATACACCCATGAGAGGTAGACAGCTTCGGGTTCGATTTGCCACACATGCTGCTGCCCTTTCTGTTCGAAATCTTTCACCTTATGTTTCCAAT
It contains:
- the SFPQ gene encoding splicing factor, proline- and glutamine-rich isoform X1, which translates into the protein MSRDRFRSRGGGGGGFHRRGGGGGRGGLHDFRSPPPGMGLNQNRGPMGPVPGQGGPKPQIPPPPPHQQQQQPPPQQPPPQQPPPLQPPPHQPPHQQPPHQQPPPPPQDSSKSVVPQGPGSAPGVGSAPPATGSAPPATPPTSGAPTGPGPTPTPPPAVTSAPPGAPPPAPPSSGVPTTPPQAGGPPPPPPAGGPVPGPKQGPGPGGPKGGKMPGGPKPGGGPGLSTPGGHPKPPHRGGGEPRGGRQHHPPYHQQHHQGPPPGGPGGRSEEKISDSEGFKANLSLLRRPGEKTYTQRCRLFVGNLPADITEDEFKRLFAKYGEPGEVFINKGKGFGFIKLESRALAEIAKAELDDTPMRGRQLRVRFATHAAALSVRNLSPYVSNELLEEAFSQFGPIERAVVIVDDRGRSTGKGIVEFASKPAARKAFERCSEGVFLLTTTPRPVIVEPLEQLDDEDGLPEKLAQKNPMYQKERETPPRFAQHGTFEYEYSQRWKSLDEMEKQQREQVEKNMKDAKDKLESEMEDAYHEHQANLLRQDLMRRQEELRRMEELHNQEMQKRKEMQLRQEEERRRREEEMMIRQREMEEQMRRQREESYSRMGYMDPRERDMRMGGGGAMNMGDPYGSGGQKFPPLGGGGGIGYEANPGVPPATMSGSMMGSDMRTERFGQGGAGPVGGQGPRGMGPGTPAGYGRGREEYEGPNKKPRF
- the SFPQ gene encoding splicing factor, proline- and glutamine-rich isoform X2, yielding MSRDRFRSRGGGGGGFHRRGGGGGRGGLHDFRSPPPGMGLNQNRGPMGPVPGQGGPKPQIPPPPPHQQQQQPPPQQPPPQQPPPLQPPPHQPPHQQPPHQQPPPPPQDSSKSVVPQGPGSAPGVGSAPPATGSAPPATPPTSGAPTGPGPTPTPPPAVTSAPPGAPPPAPPSSGVPTTPPQAGGPPPPPPAGGPVPGPKQGPGPGGPKGGKMPGGPKPGGGPGLSTPGGHPKPPHRGGGEPRGGRQHHPPYHQQHHQGPPPGGPGGRSEEKISDSEGFKANLSLLRRPGEKTYTQRCRLFVGNLPADITEDEFKRLFAKYGEPGEVFINKGKGFGFIKLESRALAEIAKAELDDTPMRGRQLRVRFATHAAALSVRNLSPYVSNELLEEAFSQFGPIERAVVIVDDRGRSTGKGIVEFASKPAARKAFERCSEGVFLLTTTPRPVIVEPLEQLDDEDGLPEKLAQKNPMYQKERETPPRFAQHGTFEYEYSQRWKSLDEMEKQQREQVEKNMKDAKDKLESEMEDAYHEHQANLLRQDLMRRQEELRRMEELHNQEMQKRKEMQLRQEEERRRREEEMMIRQREMEEQMRRQREESYSRMGYMDPRERDMRMGGGGAMNMGDPYGSGGQKFPPLGGGGGIGYEANPGVPPATMSGSMMGSDMVRMIDVG